A single window of Rhizobium indicum DNA harbors:
- a CDS encoding succinate dehydrogenase assembly factor 2 translates to MTGVTLTSAGLDLRRRRILFRCWHRGIREMDLVFGQFAESEIARLSEAELDEFETIMAEEDNDLVRWVMGTWPVPERFQTPMFARIAAYKPDFDKPLRTPE, encoded by the coding sequence ATGACAGGTGTCACGCTCACCAGTGCCGGTCTCGACCTGCGCCGCCGCCGGATCCTTTTCCGCTGCTGGCATCGCGGCATCCGCGAAATGGATCTGGTCTTCGGCCAGTTCGCCGAATCTGAGATCGCCAGGCTGTCGGAAGCCGAGCTCGACGAGTTCGAGACGATCATGGCGGAAGAGGACAATGATCTCGTTCGCTGGGTCATGGGAACATGGCCGGTGCCTGAGCGTTTCCAGACACCGATGTTTGCCCGCATCGCCGCCTACAAGCCCGATTTTGACAAGCCCCTCAGGACGCCGGAATGA
- the recG gene encoding ATP-dependent DNA helicase RecG: protein MRPAILDPLFSPISGLPGVGPKIADLLVKLLGRETLEDCRVIDLLFHAPFSLIDRRNQPGIARAPQGAIVTITARVDRHQVPPGGKSNIPYRVFLHDETGELTLVFFRGQAAWLEKQLPVDAEVTVSGKIDWFNGRASMVHPDYIVRADEAESLPLVEPIYPLTAGLSPKTLRKIIDAGLPRFPELPEWIDLALTEKQGLPSIRDSFHMLHEPRDPSDIDPQAPARRRLAYDEFLAGQLSLSLVRQRLRKVAGQPVHATGAISGKILKTLPFLLTGSQNEAIAEVLQDMAGNERMLRLLQGDVGSGKTLVALMAMAAVIESGGQAVLMAPTEILARQHHATISKFAAAAGLSIEVLTGRTKGREREEILERIASGAAQIIIGTHALFQDSVAYANLMLAVVDEQHRFGVHQRLRLTAKGLSPHMLVMTATPIPRTLVLAAFGDMDVSKLTEKPAGRKPIQTITVPMERTGEIVGRLQSAIAEGKKAYWICPLVEESEELDLMSAEERHATLVSALGPGIGLIHGRMSGPEKDAAMMAFKNGETRLLVATTVVEVGVDVPDATIMVIEHAERFGLAQLHQLRGRVGRGDEASTCILLYKGPLGETGHARLSIMRETEDGFRIAEEDLKLRGEGELLGTRQSGTPGFRIASLEAHADLLEIARKDAAYLIERDPELTTERGTAIRTLLYLFRRDEAIRFLRAG from the coding sequence ATGCGCCCCGCCATTCTCGATCCTCTGTTTTCCCCTATTTCGGGCCTTCCGGGCGTCGGCCCGAAGATCGCCGACCTGCTGGTCAAGCTGCTCGGGCGCGAGACGCTGGAAGATTGCCGGGTCATCGACCTGCTCTTCCACGCGCCCTTCTCGCTGATCGACCGGCGCAACCAGCCAGGCATCGCCCGCGCGCCGCAAGGCGCGATCGTGACGATCACGGCGCGCGTCGACCGCCATCAGGTGCCGCCGGGCGGCAAAAGCAATATCCCCTACCGCGTCTTCCTGCATGACGAGACCGGCGAACTGACGCTGGTCTTCTTCCGCGGACAGGCGGCGTGGCTGGAAAAGCAGCTGCCTGTTGATGCGGAGGTGACGGTCAGCGGCAAGATCGACTGGTTCAACGGCCGTGCCTCGATGGTGCATCCCGACTATATCGTCAGGGCCGACGAGGCGGAGAGCCTGCCGCTCGTCGAGCCAATCTATCCGCTGACGGCGGGGCTTTCGCCGAAGACGCTCCGCAAGATCATCGACGCCGGCCTGCCGCGTTTTCCCGAGCTGCCGGAATGGATCGACCTGGCGCTGACTGAGAAGCAAGGCCTGCCGTCGATCCGCGACAGTTTCCACATGCTGCACGAGCCGCGCGATCCCAGCGATATCGACCCGCAGGCCCCTGCCCGGCGGCGGCTTGCCTATGACGAGTTCCTCGCCGGCCAGCTGTCGCTGAGCCTGGTGCGGCAGCGGCTACGCAAGGTGGCGGGCCAGCCGGTGCATGCCACCGGCGCCATCAGCGGCAAGATCCTGAAGACCTTGCCCTTCTTGCTGACCGGCAGCCAGAACGAGGCGATCGCCGAGGTTTTGCAGGATATGGCCGGCAACGAGCGCATGCTGCGGCTGCTGCAGGGCGATGTCGGTTCTGGCAAGACGCTGGTGGCACTGATGGCGATGGCGGCGGTGATCGAGAGCGGCGGCCAGGCCGTGCTGATGGCGCCGACCGAAATCCTAGCGCGGCAGCACCACGCGACGATCTCGAAATTCGCCGCCGCTGCCGGGCTCAGCATCGAGGTGCTGACCGGGCGCACCAAGGGGCGCGAACGGGAGGAAATCCTGGAGCGCATCGCCTCGGGTGCTGCCCAGATCATCATCGGCACGCATGCGCTGTTCCAGGACAGCGTCGCCTACGCCAATCTGATGCTTGCTGTCGTCGACGAGCAGCACCGTTTCGGCGTGCATCAGCGCCTGCGGCTGACCGCCAAGGGCCTCTCGCCGCATATGCTGGTCATGACGGCGACGCCGATTCCGCGCACCCTGGTGCTTGCCGCCTTCGGCGATATGGACGTCTCCAAGCTCACCGAAAAACCGGCCGGCCGCAAGCCGATCCAGACGATCACCGTGCCGATGGAACGGACCGGCGAGATCGTCGGCCGACTTCAAAGCGCGATCGCCGAGGGCAAGAAGGCCTACTGGATCTGCCCGCTGGTAGAGGAGTCCGAGGAGCTCGACCTGATGTCGGCCGAGGAGCGGCATGCCACGCTGGTCTCAGCACTTGGCCCCGGCATCGGCCTCATTCACGGCCGCATGAGCGGGCCGGAGAAGGACGCGGCGATGATGGCGTTCAAGAACGGCGAGACCCGACTTCTCGTCGCCACGACCGTCGTCGAGGTCGGTGTCGACGTGCCGGATGCGACGATCATGGTGATCGAACATGCCGAACGCTTCGGCCTGGCGCAATTGCATCAGCTGCGCGGCCGCGTCGGACGCGGCGACGAGGCCTCGACCTGCATCCTGCTCTATAAGGGGCCGCTCGGCGAGACCGGCCATGCCAGGCTCTCGATCATGCGAGAGACGGAGGACGGCTTCCGCATCGCCGAGGAGGACCTGAAGCTGCGCGGTGAAGGCGAATTGCTCGGCACACGGCAATCCGGCACGCCGGGCTTCCGCATCGCCAGCCTCGAGGCGCATGCCGACCTGCTGGAGATCGCCCGCAAGGATGCCGCTTACCTCATCGAGCGCGATCCGGAATTGACCACGGAGAGGGGAACGGCGATCCGCACCCTGCTCTATCTTTTCCGCCGCGACGAGGCGATCCGGTTTCTTAGAGCGGGTTAA
- a CDS encoding DUF502 domain-containing protein translates to MTDNIPRMPVATRLRNNFLAGLIICAPIAITIWLTWTFIHWSDSWVRPYIPARWNPESYLNFAIPGFGLLIAVVLITVVGFLGKNLIGQSIVRFGESIVQRMPLVRTIYRSVKQIFETVLKEQANSFKKVGLIEYPGPGLWALIFIATDAKGEIASKFNAMGQDMVAVFLPPTPVPTAGFLIFVPREKIVMLDMSPEDAAKFLISGGLVAPEHKPADPKQKHLPRPKPVAVSKAD, encoded by the coding sequence ATGACCGACAACATCCCCAGAATGCCGGTCGCGACCCGGCTGAGAAATAATTTTCTCGCAGGGCTGATCATCTGCGCGCCGATCGCGATTACCATCTGGCTGACCTGGACCTTCATCCATTGGTCGGACAGCTGGGTCCGGCCCTATATTCCGGCGCGCTGGAATCCGGAAAGCTATCTCAATTTCGCCATTCCCGGTTTCGGCCTGCTGATCGCCGTCGTTCTGATCACCGTCGTCGGCTTTCTCGGCAAGAACCTCATCGGCCAGAGCATCGTCCGTTTCGGCGAATCGATCGTCCAGCGCATGCCGCTGGTGCGCACGATCTACAGAAGCGTGAAGCAGATTTTCGAAACCGTGCTGAAGGAACAGGCGAACTCCTTCAAGAAGGTCGGCCTCATCGAATATCCGGGTCCCGGCCTCTGGGCACTGATCTTCATCGCCACCGACGCCAAGGGCGAAATCGCTTCGAAGTTCAATGCCATGGGCCAGGACATGGTCGCCGTCTTCCTGCCGCCGACGCCGGTGCCGACAGCCGGCTTCCTCATCTTCGTGCCGCGCGAGAAGATCGTCATGCTCGATATGTCGCCGGAAGACGCCGCCAAGTTCCTGATTTCAGGCGGGCTCGTGGCGCCCGAACACAAGCCGGCCGATCCCAAGCAGAAGCATTTGCCACGGCCGAAGCCGGTGGCGGTTTCCAAGGCTGATTAA
- the glmS gene encoding glutamine--fructose-6-phosphate transaminase (isomerizing) — protein MCGIVGIVGTAPVAGRLVDALKRLEYRGYDSAGVATIHDGVMDRRRAEGKLFNLEKRLDSEPLPGTVGIAHTRWATHGIPNETNAHPHFVEGVAVVHNGIIENFSELRDELTEEGSVFQTQTDTEVVAHLMAKYLREGLEPRAAMLKMLNRVTGAYALAIMLKADPGTIMAARSGPPLAVGYGRGEMFLGSDAIALSPFTNEITYLVDGDCAILTRDSVAVLDFAGKPVKRARQISQATAYVVDKGNHRHFMEKEIYEQPEVISHALSHYVDFAENTIGANAAAIDFKAATGLAISACGTAYLAGLVGKYWFERYARLPVEIDVASEFRYREMPLSPSQAALFISQSGETADTLASLRYCRDNGLKIGAVVNVRESTIARESDAVFPIMAGPEIGVASTKAFTCQLAVLAALAIGAGKARGTVSADEERALVRHLAEMPRIMSRVLNLIQPQMESLSRELSKCKDVLYLGRGTSFPLAMEGALKLKEISYIHAEGYAAGELKHGPIALIDENMPVIVIAPYDRFFEKTISNMQEVAARGGRIIFITDEAGAAASKLPTMATITLPVVDEIIAPMIFSLPIQLLAYHTAVFMGTDVDQPRNLAKSVTVE, from the coding sequence ATGTGTGGAATTGTGGGGATCGTCGGGACTGCGCCTGTTGCCGGGCGCCTGGTCGATGCGCTGAAGCGTCTCGAATATCGCGGTTACGATTCCGCCGGTGTCGCCACTATTCATGACGGCGTGATGGATCGCCGCCGCGCCGAGGGCAAGCTGTTCAATCTGGAAAAGCGCCTCGACAGCGAACCGCTGCCTGGCACCGTCGGCATCGCCCACACGCGCTGGGCGACCCACGGCATTCCGAACGAGACCAATGCCCATCCGCATTTCGTCGAAGGCGTCGCCGTCGTCCACAACGGCATCATCGAGAATTTCTCCGAGCTTCGCGACGAACTAACCGAAGAGGGTTCGGTCTTCCAAACCCAGACCGACACCGAGGTGGTCGCCCATCTGATGGCGAAATACCTGCGCGAAGGCCTGGAGCCGCGCGCTGCGATGCTGAAGATGCTGAACCGGGTAACCGGCGCTTATGCGCTGGCCATCATGCTCAAGGCCGATCCCGGCACGATCATGGCCGCCCGTTCCGGCCCGCCGCTCGCCGTCGGCTACGGCCGCGGCGAGATGTTCCTCGGCTCGGACGCGATCGCTCTTTCGCCCTTCACCAACGAGATCACCTATCTCGTCGACGGCGATTGCGCCATCCTCACCCGCGACAGCGTCGCGGTGCTCGATTTCGCCGGCAAGCCGGTCAAACGCGCCCGGCAGATCTCGCAGGCGACCGCCTATGTCGTCGACAAGGGCAACCACCGCCACTTCATGGAAAAGGAAATCTACGAGCAGCCGGAGGTGATCTCTCACGCGCTCAGCCACTATGTCGATTTCGCCGAGAATACGATCGGCGCCAATGCCGCCGCGATCGACTTCAAGGCGGCGACCGGCCTGGCGATCTCGGCCTGCGGCACCGCCTATCTCGCCGGCCTCGTCGGCAAATACTGGTTCGAGCGTTATGCCCGCCTGCCGGTCGAGATCGACGTCGCCTCCGAATTCCGCTACCGCGAAATGCCGCTGTCGCCGTCGCAGGCCGCCCTCTTCATCTCGCAGTCAGGCGAGACTGCCGATACGCTGGCATCGCTGCGCTATTGCCGCGATAACGGCCTGAAGATCGGCGCCGTCGTCAATGTCCGCGAATCGACGATTGCCCGCGAATCCGACGCCGTCTTCCCGATCATGGCCGGCCCCGAAATCGGCGTCGCCTCGACCAAGGCCTTCACCTGCCAGCTTGCCGTGCTGGCAGCGCTGGCGATCGGCGCCGGCAAGGCGCGCGGCACGGTGAGTGCAGACGAGGAGAGGGCGCTGGTGCGCCATCTCGCCGAAATGCCGCGCATCATGAGCCGGGTGTTGAACCTCATCCAGCCGCAGATGGAAAGCCTGTCGCGCGAGCTGTCGAAGTGCAAGGACGTGCTCTATCTCGGCCGCGGCACCAGCTTCCCGCTCGCCATGGAAGGCGCGCTGAAGCTCAAGGAAATTTCCTATATCCACGCCGAAGGTTACGCCGCTGGCGAATTGAAGCACGGACCGATCGCGCTGATCGACGAGAACATGCCTGTCATCGTCATCGCCCCTTACGACCGGTTCTTCGAAAAGACCATCTCGAACATGCAGGAGGTCGCAGCCCGCGGCGGCCGCATCATCTTCATCACCGACGAGGCCGGCGCGGCGGCCTCGAAACTGCCGACCATGGCGACGATCACCCTGCCTGTGGTCGACGAAATCATCGCGCCGATGATCTTCTCGCTGCCGATCCAACTGCTCGCCTATCACACCGCCGTCTTCATGGGCACCGATGTCGACCAGCCGCGCAACCTGGCGAAATCCGTGACCGTGGAGTAA